One region of Quercus lobata isolate SW786 chromosome 2, ValleyOak3.0 Primary Assembly, whole genome shotgun sequence genomic DNA includes:
- the LOC115975814 gene encoding 30S ribosomal protein 3, chloroplastic-like produces MLAMAVQPNLNVSLKPLAFPSQKIKPLLEKASIFANPISKTISLSNLKLRSDRHTHTTKLVKPIWASATAEATVAEEHTASDDDFTSQSPPDKEKLGVVVKPMEKPRIVLKFIWMEKNIGIGLDRMIPGHGTIPLSPYYFWPRKDAWEELKVLLESKPWISQKQIIILLNQATDIINLWQQSGGNLA; encoded by the exons atgttAGCAATGGCGGTTCAACCAAACCTGAATGTCTCTCTGAAGCCCTTAGCGTTCCCTTCCCAAAAGATTAAACCCTTATTAGAAAAAGCCTCAATCTTTGCAAACCCAATAAGTAAAACAATCTCACTCTCCAACTTAAAGCTCAGAAGCGACCGTCACACTCACACAACCAAATTGGTCAAACCAATTTGGGCCTCAGCCACTGCAGAAGCAACAGTTGCTGAAGAACACACTGCCTCAGATGATGATTTCACCTCCCAATCCCCTCCAGATAAagag AAGCTTGGGGTGGTTGTGAAGCCAATGGAGAAACCACGGATTGTATTGAAATTCATTTGGATGGAGAAGAACATTGGCATTGGGCTCGACCGGATGATACCTGGACATGGTACCATCCCACTCAGTCCCTACTACTTTTGGCCAAGGAAAGATGCTTGGGAGGAGCTCAAGGTTTTACTTGAAAGCAAGCCCTGGATATCTCAAAAGCAGATCATTATTCTTCTCAATCAGGCTACTGATATCATCAATTTGTGGCAGCAGAGTGGTGGAAATCTGGCATAA